The DNA window GATGGAGATGAcgataatgaagaagaagacaattctgattaatttgcaTAACACAAATGTGTAATGctataaattataatgtaatatttctggtcaaaattaactttaatgtgatgataatgatattaatttattattaaatgacaaggaaacatttattttatgtgattttaatattatacaCATAATTGATGTTATTGTGTTGTATGTGCTTCTATGATCTTAAGAATTTGCAAGatggacaaataagaaatacaaatacaatttagcaacaaaaactattttacacCGATAGAAATAAATTTGTCGATATATTTCAGAGAGCATTAGAGCTATTCCCTTCTCCTTGTACTGTTCATTATGTTAATTATAGAAAGTATCACCGATgaattaattccgtcggtatattccaaAGAGTTCTGGAATTGTTCATTTCTCAATTTCACTGTTCATGTTGTCAATTACATACAGGATCACTGGCGGAATTAATATCTCAATATTTCCCCGAGAGCTTTGGAAATGTTCACTcctcaattgcactgttaattattgttctttacagATGAAATTATCAATGAATTAAAAAGTTGTCAGAGATATTTGGgaggtttctgaaatttttttattaaattaatattacaaatgGAATCCCTGACATATTGAAAAGTCGTTGGTGATATTTAGggggtttctgaaaatttttgattaaattaaaaatttaaataaaatattatagacaAAATCACCAACAGactgaaaagtcgtcggtgatattGGGAAGGtttctaaattttttgattaaattaaaattttaaataaaatattacaaatgaaatcaccgatgaaatgattaaaatattaatatttatttatccgTCAGTAAAACCGTTAATAAAATGCCTCAATTAAAAGACCTGAATCCCTCATTTCATAACAGGTGGcacctctttttcttcttcttttctcctctctttccctTCTGTAAAAAACACCAcatctctttctttccttctcttctctccttaactccctctcttctcttctctttcacgCGAAAATAtgtcttctcctctcttcttcttttctcttcttagtttttttttaattaacatactttataaatttattttttcttttctcttctcagcttcactcgcaattaattaaattaaattaaaattatgtttcaatttatattatgtGAAAATTTGTCATTTGTAgccaacaataatattaatttaagctAAACggttaatgatatgataaagtaacataataaaattgtagtttttgcttctagaaagaaagaaaaatgtgtTGCTTTTGTTCTAATCATGATAATTCATTCTAATCGAAGTGAATGGATGTTAGATTAttgatccttgcatgattttcAACATGTATATGCATTTGGTTTACCCATATCTGGTCTGGTTTGAGAGCCACGTTGTTGGGTTCACGTTGAATGTTATTCATTTGTTCTTCTCAAGAACATTGTCTTACCTACATGATTTTgacttgttttgtttcatttatttgCCAAGAACCCTTCCTCATGCATGATTAACcagtaatttaatatttatttgcataaataaCATGATTTCAATGGCTTTTAATCCTAGGGTTTTGATTTAGAATCGAAACTCATTTTCATACAATCGTGACATTTTAGTGATAATCAAAGTAATTGGATGTTAGATTATTGATCTTTGCATGATTTTCAACATGTATATGCCTTCATTGTGACCAAATCTGGTCTGATTTGGAACCCACGTTGCTGGGTTTATTTTGGgtgtacttaattttttttatgcttgatccgttttgttcaagaatttttgagttttttggatatttaaattgttatttttcttttttttttggttgtttttgggATCAAACTagaattttagtttggtttatGGTCGAATCAAAACTTTCAGGTCGATCTGgctgggtaaaaaaaaaagtgggtcaAAGGGCTTAATACTTTGTTTGGCTTGCCATAATTTTTGTTAAAGGGTTTTTGGGTTTAAGGGTGTGTTCGGCAAACGCCCTTTCAACTTATTTTTGGtagttttattacaaataaaaaatgagtttttgccaaacaaaacctaagaaatttttttttcttacatatggctaaaaatactaaagttatttaaacattttaaaaaaatctaaaatactttgacatgtttttttaaaaatattgcatggattttacaatAAGTTTGTAAATTTCCAAATGATTTTggcctacatttcaaaaatacaaaaaataaattattttgttcttttaatacgcgggattataaacttatacgtaagaaatactcctaatattaaataaaaagataattgtttttgttagcattagaacggttaggtttttaatctgataagataaggatctccttactgaTGATGACTTTTCCTTAACTTATATCagataaataaacaatgcagtttaTCTCAAGTAAAACGTATTAGGGGGGGTGTACATACATTCCCTTTACACAATCAATCCCCTTTCCTAAACTACGATACCAATTAAGGTTTctaatgatcaaaatattaggtgacgactctcattctttttttttattgataaagcaCAAAAATTCTTTGTCCTTTCCACCCATATCATTTCTGATTATTCTGATCTGGATGGATGATTGTCGCAATGACAAAGATCTCTATCAAACTTGGACGGTATAAAttcattatgaatttatttgacGCCCATagcataaatttatatttgatatccagttctcttaaacaaaaaattccTCTTATTCACTAATTGCCtatacaaataattatgaaatgttAAGTAAATTGACTATATAATGTTTAGTggtgtgagaaaaaaaaaaaaaggagacacacaccttttctttatttaaaattgtaggcggaaaaatattaatgaagtaCTTGGTGgactaaaatattttacttattctccgtttgtttactggaaaatagttttttttttatggaaagtggtttccttacaaagtggattacttttcgatgtttggtagtatcatgtaaaataagttggaaaacactttccagtgtttggttatgtcatggaaaataagctggaaaataacttatcaccattttttttcaagtttagtaaaataatgaggaacaaaccttacaaattaaaaagttgaatgagaataaaattgaaaaaaataatctattttcataaattatctcaaataaaataaataacaatcaaaataatggagatcaaatctaacagattatgaaattaaaaaaataataattataatttcataaattatttcaaataaaataagtaacaatcaaaagaatgaggaccaaatttgatagataaaaaaatttcaattaaaaaaataataagagaaaagcaaataacaatcataaaaatgaggaccaaagttaatataaaaatcaaattctaaggggtgaaattgaaaaaaaagattcaaaacaaaatatatagcaattaaaagtttgatgaccaaatttgttaaaatcagcaaataatatgatatttctaaatttttcacaacttctggaaagtgttttccacccaaaataaaaggaaaatactttcctggaaaccaggttaaattttcctttgactgaaaagtatttttcgttgactaatttttttaatgtttaacaaacacaaaaaaaattagaaaatagttTACAAAAAACCatatgggctgagctgggcttggcctcaaataaaaaaataaaaattatgtatgcgtaaaaataaatttattttatttgtttattcactgaccCCAGAGtcaggaattaaaaaaaaatactgatttaaatttattttgtttttatagctacgtaatatttaccaacgccagagttgaaagtattcgtagttgaatattcactggcgctagagtcaggaatattacacgcAAACCATCATACTATCAtagcataaaccaacaaaatgttagcaatttatgacaaaaccaataatgcagcctgcctcaggCAGGATGTTTAAAGcgtgataatatcttccattTGCGTAACCAATCTCGTACGATAGAATCTCTACTGACTAgtcagggttcctagtgaccataatactaggtggcgactccttaaataaGACCGTTCCCcattaaagaacaagatgctagaaatctgttcttttcatCGAAATATTTTTAAGGACCGCCGCGATATCGGGTACGACAactattaaataacaaaatgtaaaagactaaaaaacccCTAAATCAAAGACaaagctttttaaattttaagggtAATGAAGTAACTTAactgaatgaaaattaaatcaaaaactaaaatgtcCCTTGAccaatgtcttttgctttcaagagtaataaaataattacaatatttaataaaaatataaaaaaacttatttaattttattcattcttGTAATGATTAATAGATGCTATGAGACTTCCATGtgcttaaaacaaaatttaatgattttgtcaactaaaaacaaaatattaattttactattgAAATCCACGAagagttttccttttatttaaagGAAAGTCAGCTATTTGTTTTCAGTGTATACAATGAATCTGTGAGGTATCTTAGCTTTCGTTATAAAGATTGAAAGAACATAGATCAATCACAATGGCTTTATCCGACTTCCTAATTCTATCTGTCCCCATTTTCCTCTTGTTTCTTCTGATCAAGAGAAACAAAACCACTAAAAAAGCCTGTTTGCCTCCTGGTCCTGATGGTCTTCCCTTCATAGGTAACTTACACCAGCTTGGCAATTCCAACCTTCATCAGTATCTATGGAAGCTCTCTCAAAAACATGGCCCCCTCATGCACTTGAGGCTAGGATTCAAGCCAGCCCTGATAGTCTCTTCAGCCAAAATGGCTAGAGAGATATTGAAAACTCATGACCTCGAATTTTGTAGCAGGCCTGCCTTGACTGCCACGAAAAAAATGACCTACAATGGCTTAGACTTGGCTTTCGCACCATATGGAGCTTATTGGAGGGAggtgaaaaaaatatgtgtcGTTCGTGTCTTTAGCTCAATTCGAGCACAAAGTTTCCGTCCCATTAGAGAAGATGAGGTTTCTCGTATGATTGAAAACATATCCAAATCAGCTCTTGCTTCTAAACCATTCAACTTGACTGAAGAATTGGTGTCTCTCACAAGCACAACAATATGCAGAGTTGCCTTTGGAAAAAGGTATGAAATTGGAGGAAGCGACAAAAATAGGTTCCTAGAGTTGCTTGACGAATCCCAGGCTATGGCTTCAAGCTTTTTCCTTTCGGATTATTTTCCTTGCTTGGGCTGGCTCGTCGATAAACTAACCGGACTATCCTATCGTCTGGAAAAGAGTTTCAAAGAATTTGATGCTTTCTACAAAGGAATCATTGATGACAATATTGATCCAAATAGGCCTAAGCCCGAGAGGGAGGATACTATACTTGATTTTTTGCTTCAGATACACAAGGAGGGCTCATTTAAAGTTCAGCTAACTCTGGATCACATCAAAGCAATTCTAACGGTAATCTAATAAGTTCTAAACTCAAGTAATTTCATCTTGTATTCAAtgttcattacttttttttattcttgactgTTATACAGAACAATGTTCCAATTTCTAAGTCCTCGATTTAGATTCCATTTAGATTCAAACGAGGGAAAGAATATTTTtgtgaggtaaaaaaaaaattaatccgtTAATGTGCACCTAAAACTAAGAAGACCACCGATTGAAAAAGAAATCGGGATTGTATAAACTTGGTCGGGCCTGCTAGGTTGATCTGAGATTTGGTTAGGTTggattttgaaaatacaaagtGATAGTTGACGTGGTCAAATTAGATTACCGAATAATTCAACTCATGATTCAATCAGCTTTATGAAGGatatattaaacttaaaataatttaaaattatattattttaatttatcatgccATGGGGTGCGCCAGGTTTAATAATCTTGTGTAAAACTTGTTCTGAGTAAATAATACAGAAAGAAATAACATATACTTTTGTAGTATTATTCTccgtttaattttcttttgcgTCCTTGCAGGACATATTTCTTGCGGGGACTGACACAGGTGCAGTTACTGTGATTTGGGCCATGACCTTTCTAATGAAGAATCCTAAAGCAATGCGAAAAGCTCAAGAAGAAGTTAGAAATTTATTTGGTAATAAAGGTTTTGTGCATGAAGATGATGTTCAACAATTGCCTTACCTGAAAGCTGTGGTTAAAGAGACCATGAGATTGCAACCACCAGCACCACTACTACTCCCTAGAGAAACAACCAAACAGTGTTACGTAGGTGGGTACGAAATACCAGCCAAGACCTTAGTTTACGTGAGTGCTTGGGCTGTTGGAAGGGACCCGGAAGCTTGGGAGAACCCATATGAGTTCAATCCTGATAGATTCTTGGGCAGTTCCATTGATCTGAAAGGAAATGATTTTGAGCTTATACCATTTGGTGCTGGTCGAAGAATTTGTCCTGGGATATTTATTGCACTCGCCACTGTGGAGCTTTCACTTGCGAATCTTCTTCATAAATTTGACTGGGAAATGCCATCTGGGGTGGAAGATATAGACATGGATGATGTGCTACCCGGTATTGTTCCTCATATGAGGGATGCTCTCTGCCTTGTGCCTAAGCTTGTGTGTGATGGGGAAATGGGGCATAAAGGCACCGGAGCTCATGATTATTAGCTGTTTCCCTTTGTTCAATATGGGCTTGCTACAATAAAGAATGGAGCATAATCCAGACACGTATTAATGAAAGATCCATTATTAGATTAAGTATGGCACTTGATATTTGTATTGATACAATAAAAAGCATTACGGCTTGTATTTAATTAAGATCTATATCTTGGACGGCATATATTCATTATGCATCGGccagattttataaataaacaaagcaTTACGGCTTTCTATTGTTTGATATCCCGAGcataaattcatattaaaaactctcttttccttctaatttaaaattaaattaatatattcgtTGTGTTCTCTACCTTGTATGTGATTGGCAATTTTGCATGATTTGAATGCAAGCTCCGTCACTAGATCGAgtagatataataataatattcgtCGCTGTATCGTGCTGCCTTTCCAGCTAATGCACATGAGATCAATTGAAGAAATAGACTGACAAATTAGCTGAAGGTACCATGACGATTTGATGATGGAATTTCATTCTATATAAAGATTTTGGTACAAGCTGCCACTTAAATCATACAATACTCCTAGTCCTCCAAGCCTGATCAAGTGCCAACCCAGAAATATTGTTTTCGTGAAGAAAACAGAAAAGCCG is part of the Populus trichocarpa isolate Nisqually-1 chromosome 2, P.trichocarpa_v4.1, whole genome shotgun sequence genome and encodes:
- the LOC7490667 gene encoding cytochrome P450 83B1 isoform X8, with the translated sequence MALSDFLILSVPIFLLFLLIKRNKTTKKACLPPGPDGLPFIGNLHQLGNSNLHQYLWKLSQKHGPLMHLRLGFKPALIVSSAKMAREILKTHDLEFCSRPALTATKKMTYNGLDLAFAPYGAYWREVKKICVVRVFSSIRAQSFRPIREDEVSRMIENISKSALASKPFNLTEELVSLTSTTICRVAFGKRYEIGGSDKNRFLELLDESQAMASSFFLSDYFPCLGWLVDKLTGLSYRLEKSFKEFDAFYKGIIDDNIDPNRPKPEREDTILDFLLQIHKEGSFKVQLTLDHIKAILTDIFLAGTDTGAVTVIWAMTFLMKNPKAMRKAQEEVRNLFGNKGFVHEDDVQQLPYLKAVVKETMRLQPPAPLLLPRETTKQCYVGGYEIPAKTLVYVSAWAVGRDPEAWENPYEFNPDRFLGSSIDLKGNDFELIPFGAGRRICPGIFIALATVELSLANLLHKFDWEMPSGVEDIDMDDVLPGIVPHMRDALCLVPKLVCDGEMGHKGTGAHDY
- the LOC7490667 gene encoding cytochrome P450 83B1 isoform X6 is translated as MALSDFLILSVPIFLLFLLIKRNKTTKKACLPPGPDGLPFIGNLHQLGNSNLHQYLWKLSQKHGPLMHLRLGFKPALIVSSAKMAREILKTHDLEFCSRPALTATKKMTYNGLDLAFAPYGAYWREVKKICVVRVFSSIRAQSFRPIREDEVSRMIENISKSALASKPFNLTEELVSLTSTTICRVAFGKRYEIGGSDKNRFLELLDESQAMASSFFLSDYFPCLGWLVDKLTGLSYRLEKSFKEFDAFYKGIIDDNIDPNRPKPEREDTILDFLLQIHKEGSFKVQLTLDHIKAILTDIFLAGTDTSAVTMNWAMTFLMKNPKAMRKAQEEVRNLFGNKGFVHEDDVQQLPYLKAVVKETMRLQPTAPLLIPRETTKECCVGGYEIPAKTLVYVSAWAVGRDPEAWENPYEFNPDRFLGSSIDLKGNDFELIPFGAGRRICPGIFIALATVELSLANLLHKFDWEMPSGVEDIDMDDVLPGLVPHMRDALCLVPKLVCDGEIGHKGTAAHDY